In Hydrogenoanaerobacterium saccharovorans, a single window of DNA contains:
- a CDS encoding carbohydrate ABC transporter permease — translation MKQQKTARIATALAGSILGILFLFPLYVLAVNSFKTQKGIFKNVLAFPGADYLSLKNYPEAFEKLDFIQSLGNSLLITIVSTILIVVLTAMAAWVLVRYKMKLSTVIFMTFATAMLIPFQCVMLPLVRLMSTPSYITALIVIAELYIAFILSLAIGASLEKKLGKQKSKLISYVAFALIAVILIAASLAYISGQKNFTALNRFGLIFMYIGFGASLSIILFHGFIKNVPLELEEAATIDGCSPFRTFWQVVFPLLKTIAITVAILNIMWIWNDFLLPQLTINKAGWQTIPLKTYFFFGQFSKRWDLATAGLIMGMLPIVVFYLFCQKYIVKGITDGAIK, via the coding sequence ATGAAGCAGCAAAAAACAGCTCGTATTGCAACGGCTTTGGCGGGCTCAATTCTCGGTATCCTCTTTTTGTTTCCGCTGTATGTATTGGCGGTAAACTCGTTTAAAACCCAAAAAGGTATTTTTAAAAATGTTCTTGCTTTCCCCGGTGCAGATTATCTCTCTTTAAAAAACTACCCCGAAGCATTTGAAAAACTCGATTTTATACAGTCTTTGGGCAATTCGTTGTTGATTACCATTGTTTCAACCATACTGATTGTTGTGCTTACTGCCATGGCGGCTTGGGTACTGGTACGATATAAAATGAAGTTGAGTACCGTTATTTTTATGACATTTGCAACTGCAATGCTTATTCCGTTTCAGTGCGTCATGCTGCCGTTGGTACGTTTGATGAGCACCCCTAGTTACATTACGGCACTGATTGTTATAGCCGAATTGTATATTGCATTTATTCTTTCGCTGGCGATAGGGGCTTCTCTTGAAAAAAAGTTGGGCAAACAAAAGTCAAAGCTGATTTCTTACGTGGCATTCGCGTTGATTGCCGTCATCCTTATTGCGGCATCACTTGCTTATATAAGCGGGCAGAAAAACTTTACTGCGCTTAACCGCTTTGGGCTTATTTTTATGTATATTGGTTTTGGTGCAAGCCTGTCTATCATTTTATTCCACGGCTTTATTAAAAATGTACCTCTAGAGCTGGAAGAAGCGGCTACCATCGACGGTTGCAGCCCGTTTCGTACCTTTTGGCAGGTGGTGTTTCCGCTTCTTAAAACCATTGCCATTACGGTCGCCATCCTTAATATTATGTGGATATGGAATGATTTTCTGTTACCTCAGCTTACGATTAATAAGGCAGGTTGGCAGACGATTCCGCTCAAAACCTATTTCTTTTTCGGGCAATTTTCAAAGCGCTGGGATCTTGCCACAGCGGGGCTGATTATGGGTATGCTGCCCATCGTTGTTTTCTACCTGTTTTGTCAAAAGTATATTGTCAAAGGGATTACAGACGGCGCTATCAAATAA